In one Bombus fervidus isolate BK054 chromosome 16, iyBomFerv1, whole genome shotgun sequence genomic region, the following are encoded:
- the LOC139995626 gene encoding uncharacterized protein isoform X1 — protein sequence MNILIRRCFLVALFALLFEIIEMGDGYKLIRPYKYYQRRPWWRPRSYADHKSSKFYHSKRISPEDHYSRRPSYNRRFRYASTRDDFDGRAEDHHPYTIVIQLPKGEDKYEDDNYEKRKRNYERISIPVYAIENDYIEDEDDIESKVVNVNNKKMQIKMVKGENPKLHIKISRSDSEKNIEIVDKTNTTEVNLPSLPRTYANLTTPVPQSTEYWAPTPHFENIRQKRI from the exons ATGAACATACTTATACGG CGCTGTTTTCTAGTTGCACTTTTCGCGCTGCTGTtcgaaattatcgaaatgGGAGACGGTTACAAACTAATCAGGCCGTACAAGTACTATCAACGTAGACCATGGTGGCGGCCTCGATCGTACGCCGATCACAAATCATCCAAGTTCTACCATTCTAAGAGGATATCACCGGAAGACCATTATTCTCGAAGACCAAGTTATAATAG ACGTTTCAGATATGCTTCTACGAGAGACGATTTCGATGGACGCGCCGAAGATCATCATCCTTACACCATCGTGATACAATTGCCTAAAGGGGAAGATAAATACGAAGACGATAATTACGAAAAACGGAAAAGGAATTACGAAAGAATTTCTATACCTGTGTACGCTATTGAAAATGATTATATCGAGGACGAAGATGACATTGAATCAAAAGTGGTGAACGTTAATAACAAAAAGATGCAAATAAAG ATGGTCAAAGGTGAGAATCCCAAACTGCATATCAAAATATCAAGATCGGACAgtgagaaaaatatagaaattgtaGATAAAACGAATACCACCGAAGTAAATTTACCGTCATTACCAAGAACGTATGCAAATTTAACAACACCTGTGCCACAATCAACGGAATATTGGGCTCCAACACctcattttgaaaatattcgacAGAAACGAATTTAG
- the LOC139995626 gene encoding uncharacterized protein isoform X2 gives MNILIRRCFLVALFALLFEIIEMGDGYKLIRPYKYYQRRPWWRPRSYADHKSSKFYHSKRISPEDHYSRRPSYNRYASTRDDFDGRAEDHHPYTIVIQLPKGEDKYEDDNYEKRKRNYERISIPVYAIENDYIEDEDDIESKVVNVNNKKMQIKMVKGENPKLHIKISRSDSEKNIEIVDKTNTTEVNLPSLPRTYANLTTPVPQSTEYWAPTPHFENIRQKRI, from the exons ATGAACATACTTATACGG CGCTGTTTTCTAGTTGCACTTTTCGCGCTGCTGTtcgaaattatcgaaatgGGAGACGGTTACAAACTAATCAGGCCGTACAAGTACTATCAACGTAGACCATGGTGGCGGCCTCGATCGTACGCCGATCACAAATCATCCAAGTTCTACCATTCTAAGAGGATATCACCGGAAGACCATTATTCTCGAAGACCAAGTTATAATAG ATATGCTTCTACGAGAGACGATTTCGATGGACGCGCCGAAGATCATCATCCTTACACCATCGTGATACAATTGCCTAAAGGGGAAGATAAATACGAAGACGATAATTACGAAAAACGGAAAAGGAATTACGAAAGAATTTCTATACCTGTGTACGCTATTGAAAATGATTATATCGAGGACGAAGATGACATTGAATCAAAAGTGGTGAACGTTAATAACAAAAAGATGCAAATAAAG ATGGTCAAAGGTGAGAATCCCAAACTGCATATCAAAATATCAAGATCGGACAgtgagaaaaatatagaaattgtaGATAAAACGAATACCACCGAAGTAAATTTACCGTCATTACCAAGAACGTATGCAAATTTAACAACACCTGTGCCACAATCAACGGAATATTGGGCTCCAACACctcattttgaaaatattcgacAGAAACGAATTTAG
- the LOC139995887 gene encoding popeye domain-containing protein 1-like isoform X1, translating into MARTTRSRRKMANTTDAPSPASSLLSSTTTTPFTSPTSTSYSTEGYTFNYSGLPSLGGYSLEDLNYTELWVDVWNSTEASNVTERLNTTVLSSEAGYCDEWEAAQHKLFQAANLFFAAAFLVPRSFKASVLALRTFLTAGFMLAALWAGITICALDAMLWSLALGLLNGIHSLILACRFLPPALSPELAELYLKLFKPYKVSKKHFQELAKEARILKLDSGQTYATEGVTPADERLSILLRGKLKVTCDGTHLHYIKAYQFVDSPEWEAMHENIDDVFQVTIRAEESSTYICWTRLKLLRVLRHRPLLKVVLNTLIGKDITSKLYALNEQLAGVAAASETTTSNPYRGVARSLSVDAVNTETAGRVRSTTWKAQRRHSNPRSDRSSPSRYSHQYWAPVVANHFPPNSPFTQGQSLGYTLLPQGVQFSPPPRAPFLSHQPLTRQRSGGTSGDYTLLPQTPKLERKRSKKGTREVTFETPV; encoded by the exons ATGGCCCGTACCACGCGCTCGCGACGAAAAATGGCGAATACGACTGATGCTCCCTCGCCTGCGAGCAGCCTTTTGTCGTCCACCACGACGACCCCGTTCACCAGCCCGACATCGACAAGCTACTCCACCGAGGGCTATACCTTCAATTACAGCGGCCTTCCCAGCCTAGGTGGCTACTCATTGGAGGATTTGAATTACACGGAACTCTGGGTGGACGTATGGAATAGCACCGAGGCCAGTAACGTGACTGAGAGGTTAAATACCACTGTACTGTCATCGGAAGCAGGCTACTGCGACGAATGGGAGGCAGCGCAACACAAACTCTTCCAA GCGGCGAATCTGTTCTTCGCAGCGGCGTTTCTGGTGCCGCGTTCTTTCAAGGCCTCAGTACTGGCACTGCGCACCTTTCTCACGGCTGGCTTCATGCTGGCCGCTCTCTGGGCTGGAATTACCATATGCGCCCTGGACGCGATGCTATGGAGTCTGGCTCTCGGCCTTCTGAACGGAATCCATTCTCTTATACTAGCCTGTCGATTTCTGCCTCCCGCGCTCAGCCCCGAGCTGGCTGAGCTCTATCTGAAACTCTTTAAGCCGTACAAGGTCAGCAAGAAACACTTCCAGGAGCTGGCCAAGGAGGCAAGGATATTAAAGCTGGACTCCGGTCAGACGTATGCGACAGAAGGCGTCACGCCCGCCGACGAACGACTATCGATACTGTTACGTGGCAA GTTGAAGGTGACCTGCGACGGAACACACTTGCATTACATCAAAGCTTATCAGTTCGTCGACTCGCCGGAATGGGAGGCCATGCACGAGAACATCGACGACGTCTTCCAAGTGACGATTCGAGCGGAGGAGTCTAGCACGTACATCTGTTGGACCAGGCTGAAGTTGCTCAGGGTACTCAGGCATAGGCCCCTGCTCAAGGTCGTCCTCAACACCCTCATCGGTAAGGACATTACGTCCAAGTTGTACGCCCTTAACGAGCAGCTCGCTGGTGTCGCCGCGGCCAGTGAGACAACCACGTCGAATCCTTACAGGGGCGTCGCGAGAAGTCTCAGCGTCGACGCTGTAAACACTGAAACTGCCGGAAGAGTACGATCCACGACGTGGAAGGCACAGAGGAGGCACAGTAATCCGCGTAGCGACA GGAGTTCGCCATCCCGGTACTCGCACCAATACTGGGCGCCCGTGGTGGCAAATCACTTCCCGCCGAATTCGCCGTTCACCCAGGGTCAAAGCCTCGGGTACACGTTACTGCCGCAGGGTGTTCAGTTTTCGCCACCGCCACGGGCACCCTTTCTGTCGCATCAGCCGTTGACGCGACAGCGTAGCGGTGGCACGAGCGGCGATTACACCCTGCTACCTCAGACACCGAAGCTCGAGAGGAAACGCTCGAAAAAGGGGACGAGAGAG GTAACTTTCGAGACGCCCGTATGA
- the LOC139995489 gene encoding uncharacterized protein has protein sequence MSFWSRRRFHITPLQAFAALFLMIMLFWYSLSRQEAPQQPCSVPEEFTEKLHELTYRVHLVLAKLSIVHFLCFGGLWGQVRIGRALPWARKVELCLVDTLRDDVLITKAFRQAALSATYLHAAGVYQIQEHGVGEDAPKVEVVVFEKDAVTRMVRRVGWTRRVLPPDCEFSPSLQCFPPRLIIPPLPAKLFGSRLIPVPKGGIELQKYHYPNDWWLEVKPTDCTELQETNA, from the exons ATGAGCTTTTGGTCCCGCAGACGATTTCATATCACTCCGCTACAAGCGTTCGCGGCGCTGTTTCTCATGATCATGCTGTTTTGGTACAGTCTCAGTCGGCAAGAAGCACCTCAGCAACCGTGCAGCGTGCCGGAGGAATTCACGGAGAAGCTACACGAACTTACCTACAG GGTCCACTTAGTGCTAGCGAAACTGAGCATCGTGCACTTTCTGTGCTTCGGAGGACTCTGGGGTCAAGTTCGAATCGGTCGTGCCTTGCCATGGGCACGTAAGGTCGAGCTTTGCTTGGTCGACACTCTCAGAGACGACGTCCTAATCACGAAAGCATTCCGTCAAGCTGCCTTGAGCGCTACATACCTGCACGCGGCCGGTGTGTATCAAATCCAGGAACACGGGGTCGGCGAAGATGCGCCCAAGGTGGAGGTCGTCGTCTTCGAGAAGGATGCTGtg ACACGAATGGTAAGAAGAGTAGGTTGGACAAGAAGGGTGTTGCCTCCGGACTGCGAATTTTCCCCCAGTCTACAATGTTTTCCACCTCGGCTTATAATTCCTCCCTTACCGGCGAAACTGTTCGGTAGTCGATTAATACCTGTCCCTAAAGGAGGCATCGAATTGCAAAAATATCACTATCCTAACGATTGGTGGCTCGAGGTGAAACCCACCGACTGCACCGAGCTACAAGAAACCAacgcgtag
- the LOC139995626 gene encoding uncharacterized protein isoform X3, with protein MGDGYKLIRPYKYYQRRPWWRPRSYADHKSSKFYHSKRISPEDHYSRRPSYNRRFRYASTRDDFDGRAEDHHPYTIVIQLPKGEDKYEDDNYEKRKRNYERISIPVYAIENDYIEDEDDIESKVVNVNNKKMQIKMVKGENPKLHIKISRSDSEKNIEIVDKTNTTEVNLPSLPRTYANLTTPVPQSTEYWAPTPHFENIRQKRI; from the exons atgGGAGACGGTTACAAACTAATCAGGCCGTACAAGTACTATCAACGTAGACCATGGTGGCGGCCTCGATCGTACGCCGATCACAAATCATCCAAGTTCTACCATTCTAAGAGGATATCACCGGAAGACCATTATTCTCGAAGACCAAGTTATAATAG ACGTTTCAGATATGCTTCTACGAGAGACGATTTCGATGGACGCGCCGAAGATCATCATCCTTACACCATCGTGATACAATTGCCTAAAGGGGAAGATAAATACGAAGACGATAATTACGAAAAACGGAAAAGGAATTACGAAAGAATTTCTATACCTGTGTACGCTATTGAAAATGATTATATCGAGGACGAAGATGACATTGAATCAAAAGTGGTGAACGTTAATAACAAAAAGATGCAAATAAAG ATGGTCAAAGGTGAGAATCCCAAACTGCATATCAAAATATCAAGATCGGACAgtgagaaaaatatagaaattgtaGATAAAACGAATACCACCGAAGTAAATTTACCGTCATTACCAAGAACGTATGCAAATTTAACAACACCTGTGCCACAATCAACGGAATATTGGGCTCCAACACctcattttgaaaatattcgacAGAAACGAATTTAG
- the LOC139995887 gene encoding popeye domain-containing protein 1-like isoform X2 — protein MARTTRSRRKMANTTDAPSPASSLLSSTTTTPFTSPTSTSYSTEGYTFNYSGLPSLGGYSLEDLNYTELWVDVWNSTEASNVTERLNTTVLSSEAGYCDEWEAAQHKLFQAANLFFAAAFLVPRSFKASVLALRTFLTAGFMLAALWAGITICALDAMLWSLALGLLNGIHSLILACRFLPPALSPELAELYLKLFKPYKVSKKHFQELAKEARILKLDSGQTYATEGVTPADERLSILLRGKLKVTCDGTHLHYIKAYQFVDSPEWEAMHENIDDVFQVTIRAEESSTYICWTRLKLLRVLRHRPLLKVVLNTLIGSSPSRYSHQYWAPVVANHFPPNSPFTQGQSLGYTLLPQGVQFSPPPRAPFLSHQPLTRQRSGGTSGDYTLLPQTPKLERKRSKKGTREVTFETPV, from the exons ATGGCCCGTACCACGCGCTCGCGACGAAAAATGGCGAATACGACTGATGCTCCCTCGCCTGCGAGCAGCCTTTTGTCGTCCACCACGACGACCCCGTTCACCAGCCCGACATCGACAAGCTACTCCACCGAGGGCTATACCTTCAATTACAGCGGCCTTCCCAGCCTAGGTGGCTACTCATTGGAGGATTTGAATTACACGGAACTCTGGGTGGACGTATGGAATAGCACCGAGGCCAGTAACGTGACTGAGAGGTTAAATACCACTGTACTGTCATCGGAAGCAGGCTACTGCGACGAATGGGAGGCAGCGCAACACAAACTCTTCCAA GCGGCGAATCTGTTCTTCGCAGCGGCGTTTCTGGTGCCGCGTTCTTTCAAGGCCTCAGTACTGGCACTGCGCACCTTTCTCACGGCTGGCTTCATGCTGGCCGCTCTCTGGGCTGGAATTACCATATGCGCCCTGGACGCGATGCTATGGAGTCTGGCTCTCGGCCTTCTGAACGGAATCCATTCTCTTATACTAGCCTGTCGATTTCTGCCTCCCGCGCTCAGCCCCGAGCTGGCTGAGCTCTATCTGAAACTCTTTAAGCCGTACAAGGTCAGCAAGAAACACTTCCAGGAGCTGGCCAAGGAGGCAAGGATATTAAAGCTGGACTCCGGTCAGACGTATGCGACAGAAGGCGTCACGCCCGCCGACGAACGACTATCGATACTGTTACGTGGCAA GTTGAAGGTGACCTGCGACGGAACACACTTGCATTACATCAAAGCTTATCAGTTCGTCGACTCGCCGGAATGGGAGGCCATGCACGAGAACATCGACGACGTCTTCCAAGTGACGATTCGAGCGGAGGAGTCTAGCACGTACATCTGTTGGACCAGGCTGAAGTTGCTCAGGGTACTCAGGCATAGGCCCCTGCTCAAGGTCGTCCTCAACACCCTCATCG GGAGTTCGCCATCCCGGTACTCGCACCAATACTGGGCGCCCGTGGTGGCAAATCACTTCCCGCCGAATTCGCCGTTCACCCAGGGTCAAAGCCTCGGGTACACGTTACTGCCGCAGGGTGTTCAGTTTTCGCCACCGCCACGGGCACCCTTTCTGTCGCATCAGCCGTTGACGCGACAGCGTAGCGGTGGCACGAGCGGCGATTACACCCTGCTACCTCAGACACCGAAGCTCGAGAGGAAACGCTCGAAAAAGGGGACGAGAGAG GTAACTTTCGAGACGCCCGTATGA